The Muribaculum intestinale genome includes the window CTATATGGCGCTGTCCGGAGCGCCATATACCGACGCTACCTGCATGGCGATGTTGTCCCAGTCATATTTTCCGAGGCTGTAATCGATACGTTGCGGGCCATTGTCGATTTTTGAACGTATGCGCGATGCGAGGGTGTCGATGTCGCCGGTGGGAAAATAGTCACCGGCGGGCAGTCCTACCTCAAGATTGGCGGGGATGTCGCTCACCACCACCGGCAGTCGATATGACATAGCCTCAAGCAAAGCGATGGGTAGCCCTTCGTGGGAAGATGGGAGCGAGAAGCATGCCGCGTTGGAGAGGAGCGAGTGCAGCCGCCGTCCGCGTATGAATCCGGTCAGCACCACATCGTTGTCGCGGGCCTTTTGCTTGAGCAAGCGTGAGTAGTCGTCCTCGAAGTCGGCGTCGCCTGCAAGCAAGAGTTTATATCCATACCGGGCGAGGCCGGTGCGGTTGAAGGCATCGATAAGGTGGTGGAGATTCTTCTCGGGCACAAAACGGCTCATGCCCAGAATATATCGTCCGGGCTTGATTCCGAGTTCAGAGAAGTATGCGTCGTCGGAACATATCTCAGGCTCAGGGACACCATTGTATATAAGATGTACACGGCGTGTGCGGCCATAGCGAGAGGCGATGTTGCGGCGAATGGCGTCGCTGATTACAATCACATCGTCGGAGAAACGACTCCCCCAGCTTTCGCCCATCTTGATAATCGTGCGGGCTAATCGTCCCCATTTGGCGCGCTCATAGTCGGGCCCGTGGTTGGTCATTACGACACGCATGCCTAGGAGTTTGGCCAGGGGTACTGCCAGCGATGGCCCCACGGCGTGTATATGCAGCAGATCGGCCTTAGCCCGGCGAGCGGCAACCACGGCTCTTATCGTATGGACTATCGCCTCAAAAGCCTTTTTGCGGGGAGTGGCTATGTCGACCAGATTCACCCCCTGCCATCGTGTACGGGAATCGCCGGCCACATACGAGTCGCGCCTCACGACTGTAATATCGTAGCCCATCGCGGCAAGGCGCGGATAGAGATGCTCGCAGTGGGTCTCCACTCCGCCCATCACTCCTGGTATGCCTCGCGTGCCGGTTACGAATACTTTCATGGGATAATGTGTGAATATGGTCAGAATTTTTCGCGGAGGTCGCCCTGAGAAGGATTCTGCCCTACATCGTGCCAGGTCTTGTCAAGACACGGTTTCAGCCCGCGCATCGAGCGCAACTTGTTGGTGACAGCCCATCGCATCGGATATTTCATGTATTTATGCATTACCGGCGATGCCGTGCCTACCATCCAGCAGTTTTTGGGACAACGGGCCACACAGTCGCGCACCTCTGCCGCCTGCGGCGAGCGCCATAGCTCCATGAAGTCGGGAGTGGTGTGTATGTTGCCCATCGATTTCTTCCAGTATTTTGGCTCAAGGCCGTTGCAGGGATATACCTCGCCCCAAGGGTCGATGAAGAAATTGGCCGAACCGGCCTCGCAGGGGAGCATCCGGCGTCCACCTTCGATATAATTGATGAGGCCCATGTTGAACCATGCGCGAAACCACGATTTCGGGTGCTTCTCCTGAAGCTGCCATTCAATCAGTTGCTCGAAATTGCGGCATACCTCCTCCTTGTTGGTAATTACATTGTCATCCTTATGGAAATAATATGAATTGTGGAAGGCGGCGGTGGCAAATTCCATGCCGAGCGAGCGACTGAGCTGATACAGAGAGAGCATGTCGGCCGAGTTGTTGTTGCTGACTGTGCAGCCGAAACCGATATCCTTAAGGCCCATCTGCTTAAGAGCAAGGAGTGTGCGGAGCCCCTTGTCAAATCCACCGGCATGACCGCGCAACTCGTCGTTCTTGCCGCTGAGCCCCTCTATCGATATGCGTATGCCGATGTCGGGAAAA containing:
- a CDS encoding glycosyltransferase family 4 protein — encoded protein: MKVFVTGTRGIPGVMGGVETHCEHLYPRLAAMGYDITVVRRDSYVAGDSRTRWQGVNLVDIATPRKKAFEAIVHTIRAVVAARRAKADLLHIHAVGPSLAVPLAKLLGMRVVMTNHGPDYERAKWGRLARTIIKMGESWGSRFSDDVIVISDAIRRNIASRYGRTRRVHLIYNGVPEPEICSDDAYFSELGIKPGRYILGMSRFVPEKNLHHLIDAFNRTGLARYGYKLLLAGDADFEDDYSRLLKQKARDNDVVLTGFIRGRRLHSLLSNAACFSLPSSHEGLPIALLEAMSYRLPVVVSDIPANLEVGLPAGDYFPTGDIDTLASRIRSKIDNGPQRIDYSLGKYDWDNIAMQVASVYGAPDSAI
- a CDS encoding radical SAM protein, encoding MENKHTVPVPTDASIILTYRCPMRCKMCNIWQNPTDRREEITAADLRCLPDLKFINLTGGEPFIREDLAEIVEECYRHTRRIVISTSGWFEDRVIALARRFPDIGIRISIEGLSGKNDELRGHAGGFDKGLRTLLALKQMGLKDIGFGCTVSNNNSADMLSLYQLSRSLGMEFATAAFHNSYYFHKDDNVITNKEEVCRNFEQLIEWQLQEKHPKSWFRAWFNMGLINYIEGGRRMLPCEAGSANFFIDPWGEVYPCNGLEPKYWKKSMGNIHTTPDFMELWRSPQAAEVRDCVARCPKNCWMVGTASPVMHKYMKYPMRWAVTNKLRSMRGLKPCLDKTWHDVGQNPSQGDLREKF